In Anseongella ginsenosidimutans, one genomic interval encodes:
- a CDS encoding TonB-dependent receptor, giving the protein MSGYYLLPVFLLCASLCVQVQAQTPERAEIVDTLQGVVVTAGHLRKKRSEAPVAITQLTSQELSETRASTLDQVLNKASGVFMVNLGNEQHSMSIRQPLSYKSLFLYLEDGIPVRPAGIFNHNALIEMNMAALERIEVVKGPSSAIYGSEAIGGSINFLSGKAPVRPEMYFSMRGDNLGYKRMDLEAGGTFGKGRQGLQVNGYYAFRRHGLQEHSDFDKLALSLRSDVQISAGSKLTTTATLVNYMADMTGAIDSGQFFSRNYPSQHSFTYREVNAFRIRSTYDKRWARGQQSSFTLLYRNNLVGQNPSYRVRDNRNDPLSASGEINENTFQSYGGIFQHTMPLDFWNSRITGGFSLDDSPVHYLAEYIRIRRNESGRYIGYETADSMLTDYRVGMLNTALFAQWEASPLERLKIVATIRYDGFSYNYVNSLPPGAFSGAPDSRDRFSNLSPKLGLTYDLGRGRGLYANFSTGFVPPQVTELYRGVKVPVLEPSVYRNYELGGWLAFPGGNAEISLYRLEGSNEIISILSEEGTTENRNAGKTLHQGLEYTLNYRLPAGIKFRFGGTFARHSYVRYSEEDLRYDGKEMDAAPRWLSNSEVSWHPGFLKSLHIALEWQHMGNYYLDAANTEKYGGFDVMNFRIGANIRGIAAWIHIMNLTDELYATHAAKSAYGKRYSAGAPGRSVSGWVTGLIRTTIKF; this is encoded by the coding sequence ATGTCAGGATATTATCTCTTGCCGGTGTTTTTGCTCTGCGCCAGTTTGTGCGTACAGGTACAGGCACAAACTCCGGAACGGGCGGAAATTGTTGATACGCTCCAGGGCGTGGTTGTCACCGCCGGCCATTTACGTAAAAAAAGATCGGAAGCTCCTGTAGCTATCACCCAGTTAACTTCACAGGAGCTTTCTGAAACGCGCGCCTCCACGCTGGACCAGGTATTGAATAAGGCCAGCGGCGTTTTCATGGTTAACCTGGGAAATGAGCAGCATAGTATGAGTATCCGTCAGCCACTTTCCTATAAAAGCCTGTTCCTGTATCTTGAGGACGGCATCCCGGTGCGCCCGGCCGGCATATTCAATCATAATGCGCTGATAGAAATGAACATGGCGGCCCTTGAACGTATTGAAGTCGTGAAAGGGCCCTCTTCCGCTATTTATGGCAGTGAAGCCATCGGCGGATCCATTAATTTCCTCAGCGGAAAAGCGCCTGTCCGCCCGGAAATGTATTTCTCGATGCGCGGTGATAACCTGGGCTATAAAAGAATGGACCTGGAAGCCGGCGGTACCTTCGGAAAGGGGCGCCAGGGGCTGCAGGTAAACGGTTATTATGCTTTCCGCCGTCACGGGCTGCAGGAACACAGCGACTTTGATAAACTGGCGCTGAGCCTCCGCAGCGATGTGCAAATTTCGGCCGGAAGCAAGCTTACTACTACTGCCACGCTGGTGAATTATATGGCCGATATGACCGGAGCGATAGACAGCGGGCAGTTTTTTAGCCGGAACTACCCCAGTCAGCACAGTTTTACGTACCGGGAAGTAAATGCTTTCCGGATAAGAAGCACGTACGATAAAAGATGGGCTCGCGGGCAGCAAAGCAGTTTTACTCTTTTATATAGAAATAACCTGGTGGGCCAGAACCCTTCTTACCGGGTAAGAGATAACCGTAACGATCCGCTCAGCGCCAGCGGCGAGATCAACGAAAATACTTTTCAAAGTTACGGCGGCATTTTCCAGCATACAATGCCGCTGGACTTCTGGAACTCCCGCATAACGGGAGGCTTCAGCCTGGATGACAGCCCGGTGCATTACCTGGCCGAATACATCCGCATACGCCGAAACGAGTCAGGAAGGTATATTGGATACGAAACCGCCGATTCCATGCTCACCGATTACCGGGTAGGTATGCTTAATACGGCCCTGTTCGCGCAATGGGAAGCCAGCCCGCTTGAACGCCTGAAAATAGTAGCGACCATTCGATATGATGGATTCTCTTATAATTATGTGAATTCCCTGCCTCCCGGAGCGTTCTCGGGGGCTCCCGATTCCCGGGACCGGTTCAGTAATCTCAGCCCTAAGCTGGGACTGACCTATGATCTTGGCCGGGGACGCGGGCTTTACGCTAATTTCAGCACAGGCTTTGTGCCGCCGCAGGTTACCGAACTTTACCGGGGCGTAAAAGTGCCTGTGCTGGAACCTTCGGTTTACCGGAACTATGAACTGGGAGGCTGGCTGGCTTTTCCGGGAGGAAATGCAGAGATAAGCTTGTACCGCCTGGAAGGCAGCAATGAAATCATCAGCATCCTGAGCGAGGAAGGTACTACCGAAAATCGTAACGCCGGGAAAACCCTTCACCAAGGCTTGGAATACACCCTTAATTACCGTCTGCCTGCCGGCATAAAATTCCGGTTCGGCGGAACGTTTGCCCGGCATTCTTATGTAAGATATTCCGAAGAAGACCTCCGTTACGACGGCAAGGAAATGGATGCCGCCCCGCGCTGGCTTTCTAACAGCGAGGTGAGCTGGCACCCTGGATTTCTTAAAAGCCTGCATATAGCCCTGGAATGGCAGCACATGGGCAATTATTACCTGGATGCAGCCAATACGGAAAAGTACGGCGGTTTTGATGTGATGAACTTTAGGATCGGGGCGAACATCCGGGGAATAGCCGCCTGGATCCATATTATGAACCTTACCGATGAATTATACGCCACTCATGCCGCCAAATCCGCTTACGGAAAACGCTATTCGGCCGGCGCCCCCGGGCGGTCAGTATCGGGTTGGGTTACCGGTTTAATAAGAACGACAATTAAATTTTGA
- a CDS encoding TonB-dependent receptor: protein MKRLKIILSGLLMVLSSQVLGQISISGTVKERNGKPLAGASVYLTGTLTGATSDEEGRFRFEVTEKGIQTLAASFLGFLPFEKEVTLDGKDITLDIVLQPDPSTMDPVVVSAGSFEASDKAKGASLTPIDAMTVAGTGGDIANGLRALPGAQQIGEAAGLFVRGGTGAETRQFVDGTLLRNPNYSEVPGLMQPARLPPFLFKGILFSSGGYSALYGQAMSSALILESVDLPETSSASFSAFAPGHLSGGFQKLAPGKKSSYGISGHYSNLSPYNEIVPQKPDFFMGPEYLGVDLNYRVKTSETGMFKVYGNWGSSNIGMNNTDIDSLPLVSRFGLMNRNAYLNLDYREYLGENWKIDAAAAFSYNKDDIATKLLDSNSEMLELPREPFRSKNSHRIARSRFGQGRMVVTRQLPRNQAVRFGAEQFYFRDRFNYNDSLTTLTDHFTAAFAEGDVYITDRIAAKLGLRFEYSSLLKKAAVAPRLGLAYRIKDGQQVNLAYGLFFQKPENEFLIRNRALNYANAAHYIINYTRKEGNRFLRLEAYYKQYRNLVTTGPAAGNDGKGYARGAELFWRDKKTFPNLDYWLTYTYLDTKREFRNYPSSLRPSFSAPHTATLAIKKFFPGISTNVNVSYSFASGRPYYDIRKQDNGTFRVFDQGTTKPYNVVNLHIAYLTSFFKNWKQPDFSGIALGANNILGTPQVFGYNYSYNGVHKTPVTLPAPRSFFIGVFMSFGVDRTDDFMNENL, encoded by the coding sequence ATGAAACGGTTGAAAATTATCTTAAGCGGCCTGCTGATGGTACTCAGTAGCCAGGTCCTGGGGCAAATAAGCATCTCGGGCACAGTAAAGGAAAGAAACGGAAAGCCCCTGGCGGGCGCTTCGGTTTACCTGACGGGCACACTTACCGGGGCTACCAGCGACGAAGAAGGCCGTTTCCGTTTTGAAGTAACTGAAAAAGGAATACAGACTCTGGCGGCTTCCTTCCTTGGCTTCCTGCCATTTGAAAAGGAAGTAACGCTGGATGGCAAAGATATCACGCTGGATATCGTCCTGCAGCCTGATCCCTCCACAATGGACCCCGTGGTTGTTTCCGCCGGCAGTTTTGAGGCCAGCGATAAAGCAAAGGGCGCCTCGCTGACACCCATAGACGCGATGACCGTAGCGGGTACCGGCGGCGATATTGCCAATGGGTTGCGGGCCTTGCCCGGCGCCCAGCAAATAGGAGAGGCTGCGGGGCTTTTTGTCCGCGGCGGAACGGGGGCGGAAACCCGGCAATTTGTTGATGGTACGCTGTTGAGGAACCCAAATTATTCTGAAGTTCCGGGACTGATGCAGCCCGCCAGGCTCCCGCCTTTCTTATTCAAGGGCATATTGTTCAGTTCCGGCGGGTATTCGGCCCTTTACGGGCAGGCAATGAGCAGCGCCCTTATCCTGGAAAGCGTGGACCTGCCGGAAACTTCATCTGCGAGCTTCAGCGCATTCGCGCCGGGGCATTTGTCCGGCGGTTTTCAAAAGCTGGCTCCCGGGAAAAAGAGCAGTTACGGCATCAGCGGCCATTATAGCAATCTTTCGCCCTATAACGAGATTGTTCCGCAGAAGCCCGATTTTTTCATGGGACCGGAATACCTGGGCGTGGACCTTAATTACCGGGTAAAAACAAGCGAAACCGGTATGTTCAAGGTGTACGGCAACTGGGGAAGCAGCAATATCGGGATGAATAATACGGATATTGACAGCCTTCCCCTTGTTTCCCGCTTCGGGCTGATGAACAGGAACGCTTATCTGAACCTCGATTACCGGGAATACCTGGGTGAAAACTGGAAGATTGACGCCGCAGCGGCCTTCAGTTATAATAAAGACGATATTGCCACGAAACTGCTGGACAGCAATAGCGAAATGCTTGAGCTTCCCCGCGAACCCTTCAGGTCCAAGAACAGCCACCGGATAGCCCGTTCCCGTTTCGGCCAGGGAAGGATGGTCGTTACCCGGCAGCTCCCCCGTAACCAGGCCGTCCGGTTTGGAGCGGAACAGTTCTATTTCAGGGACCGCTTCAATTATAATGATTCTCTGACCACCTTAACCGATCATTTCACAGCGGCTTTTGCGGAAGGGGACGTTTATATTACCGACCGCATTGCGGCGAAACTCGGCCTTCGTTTCGAATATTCTTCCCTGCTGAAAAAGGCCGCGGTAGCGCCCCGGCTGGGCCTGGCCTACCGGATCAAAGACGGGCAGCAGGTGAATCTTGCCTACGGCTTGTTTTTCCAGAAGCCTGAAAACGAGTTCCTGATCCGTAACCGGGCGCTTAATTATGCGAATGCCGCCCACTATATCATCAATTATACACGCAAGGAAGGTAACAGGTTCCTTCGGCTGGAAGCCTATTACAAACAATACCGCAACCTGGTGACTACCGGTCCGGCGGCAGGCAACGACGGAAAAGGCTACGCAAGGGGAGCAGAACTTTTCTGGAGGGATAAGAAAACCTTTCCAAACCTGGACTACTGGCTCACCTATACTTACCTGGATACAAAAAGGGAATTCAGGAATTATCCTTCTTCACTCCGGCCTTCCTTTTCGGCGCCGCATACGGCCACGCTGGCGATTAAGAAGTTCTTTCCGGGCATCAGCACCAATGTGAACGTCTCCTATTCCTTCGCTTCCGGAAGGCCCTATTACGATATCCGGAAACAGGACAACGGCACGTTCCGGGTATTCGACCAGGGTACTACCAAGCCTTATAACGTTGTGAACCTGCATATTGCCTACCTCACTTCCTTCTTTAAAAATTGGAAGCAGCCGGATTTCTCGGGCATTGCCCTGGGCGCCAATAATATCCTGGGTACTCCGCAGGTCTTTGGGTACAACTACAGCTATAACGGTGTACACAAAACGCCTGTCACCCTGCCCGCCCCGCGAAGTTTCTTTATTGGCGTGTTCATGAGCTTCGGGGTGGACAGAACCGATGATTTTATGAATGAAAATCTTTAA
- a CDS encoding DinB family protein — MKKSAIQIDPGYFSRYINVAGDGELYEELDKSLRVLDELDIKALERVGDQVYAPGKWSLKTIFQHMIDTERIFQYRALRFARNDLTPLHGFEQDDYAKQAGEEGKDLAGLLEELKIVRRAGILLFRGLSSEALQRAGIASGNELSVLAIGFLIVGHQIHHLNIIRSKYLPLGGRD, encoded by the coding sequence ATGAAAAAATCAGCTATTCAAATCGATCCAGGTTATTTCAGCAGGTACATTAACGTCGCCGGCGATGGCGAATTATACGAAGAACTGGACAAAAGTCTCCGGGTCCTGGACGAATTGGATATAAAAGCGCTGGAAAGGGTAGGAGATCAGGTCTATGCACCGGGCAAATGGTCCCTGAAAACCATTTTCCAGCACATGATCGATACAGAGCGCATATTCCAGTACCGCGCATTGCGTTTCGCCAGGAATGACCTGACTCCCTTACATGGTTTTGAACAGGATGATTACGCAAAGCAGGCCGGGGAAGAAGGAAAGGATTTGGCAGGCCTGCTTGAAGAACTAAAAATTGTCAGAAGAGCCGGCATCCTTTTATTCCGGGGCCTTTCTTCGGAAGCTTTGCAACGCGCAGGAATTGCAAGCGGCAATGAACTATCGGTGTTGGCTATCGGTTTCCTGATCGTGGGGCATCAGATCCATCATCTGAATATCATCCGGTCAAAATACCTGCCCCTTGGAGGCCGTGATTAA